Proteins from one Staphylococcus saprophyticus subsp. saprophyticus ATCC 15305 = NCTC 7292 genomic window:
- the menH gene encoding 2-succinyl-6-hydroxy-2,4-cyclohexadiene-1-carboxylate synthase, which produces MLHYKFHQSTVPTDKLLVMLHGFISDQQTFDQHIHSLNKNINILTIDLPGHGADQSDLEHKWDFPFISHELDQTLRLFTNYQIYLHGYSMGGRIGLYYALYGQAQLTGLILESTSPGIENSDERQERQLVDQARAKVLEIAGLEVFVNDWEKLPLFYTQYELDKSTRNAIRDMRLRQNPMRLAKALRDYGTGQMPNLWPQLNQIQIPTCIIVGELDGKFCKIAKNIVSVMPNFEMHVVANSGHTIHVEEMAEFDRIVIGFINKEEQND; this is translated from the coding sequence ATGTTACATTATAAATTTCATCAATCAACCGTACCAACAGACAAATTGTTAGTCATGTTGCATGGCTTTATTAGTGATCAACAGACATTTGATCAACATATTCATAGTCTAAATAAAAATATAAATATTTTAACTATTGATTTACCGGGTCATGGTGCAGATCAGTCTGATTTAGAGCATAAATGGGATTTTCCTTTTATAAGTCATGAGTTAGATCAAACGTTGCGATTATTTACAAATTATCAAATTTACTTACATGGTTATTCTATGGGTGGTAGAATTGGACTTTACTATGCTTTATATGGTCAAGCGCAATTAACAGGGCTTATACTAGAAAGTACATCTCCTGGAATTGAAAACAGTGATGAGCGACAAGAAAGACAGCTAGTTGATCAAGCTAGAGCAAAAGTGCTTGAAATAGCTGGCTTAGAGGTGTTTGTGAATGATTGGGAAAAATTACCGTTGTTTTATACGCAGTATGAGTTAGATAAATCAACAAGAAACGCAATTCGTGATATGAGATTACGTCAAAATCCAATGCGTTTAGCCAAAGCTTTGCGTGATTATGGAACTGGACAAATGCCGAACTTATGGCCACAATTAAATCAAATTCAAATACCGACGTGTATCATAGTAGGTGAATTAGATGGTAAGTTCTGTAAAATAGCTAAAAATATCGTTTCAGTTATGCCAAATTTTGAAATGCATGTTGTTGCTAATAGTGGACATACAATTCATGTGGAAGAAATGGCAGAATTTGATAGAATAGTAATAGGTTTTATTAATAAGGAGGAGCAAAATGACTAG
- the menD gene encoding 2-succinyl-5-enolpyruvyl-6-hydroxy-3-cyclohexene-1-carboxylic-acid synthase, which yields MNNHTDALTKQVFTIVSELYAYGIREVVISPGSRSTPLAIAIEAHPKLKSWIHPDERSAAFFAMGLMKGSEKPVAILCTSGSAAANYTPAISESSLSHLPLVVLTSDRPHELRGIGAPQAINQTNMFANYVQYQFDFPIAEKNDNEDIMANTIKFQLQKASQFLYGPHRGPIHLNLPFREPLTPNTEKVEWLTSDTKILPHYQKTTSLNEISAMMKKRKGLIIVGDMQHQDVDQILTFSTIHDMPILADPLSQLRREHHPNVVTTYDLLLRSGLELEADFVIRVGKPVISKKLNQWLKVTEAFQILVQNNDRPDAFPITPHVSYEMSANDFFRQLSEMPTVERKQWLEKWQTVEKHAIVEIKDHLRTATDEAAYVGNVLDKLTKDDAIFVSNSMPIRDVDNLFIDCEAEVFANRGANGIDGVTSTALGMAVHKKITLLIGDLAFYHDMNGLLMSKLNDIQLNIVLLNNDGGGIFSYLPQKNEADAYFERLFGTPTGLNFEHTALLYDFAFDRFDTIEAFKYADLSQFGSHIYEIMTHREDNKQQHLKLYKKLSDIIDVTL from the coding sequence ATGAATAATCATACAGATGCATTAACAAAGCAGGTCTTTACAATTGTTTCTGAATTATATGCTTATGGCATTAGAGAAGTAGTTATAAGTCCTGGATCGCGTTCTACACCACTAGCAATTGCTATAGAAGCGCATCCCAAATTGAAATCGTGGATTCATCCAGATGAAAGAAGTGCAGCCTTTTTTGCAATGGGTTTGATGAAAGGTAGTGAAAAACCAGTCGCTATCCTTTGTACATCAGGAAGTGCAGCTGCTAACTATACACCTGCGATTTCCGAAAGCAGTTTGAGTCACTTACCATTAGTTGTACTTACAAGTGATCGACCTCATGAATTAAGAGGCATTGGTGCACCTCAGGCAATAAATCAAACGAATATGTTTGCTAATTATGTGCAGTATCAGTTTGATTTTCCAATTGCTGAAAAGAATGATAATGAAGATATAATGGCGAATACAATTAAATTCCAATTGCAAAAAGCGAGTCAATTTCTTTATGGCCCACATCGAGGACCTATACATCTTAATTTACCTTTTAGAGAACCATTAACACCAAATACTGAAAAAGTAGAATGGTTAACTTCAGATACAAAGATATTGCCACACTATCAAAAAACAACGAGTTTAAATGAAATTAGTGCAATGATGAAAAAAAGAAAAGGTTTAATCATTGTTGGTGATATGCAACATCAAGATGTGGATCAAATTCTTACATTTTCAACAATCCATGATATGCCAATTTTAGCTGATCCATTGAGTCAATTAAGACGTGAACACCATCCGAATGTGGTTACGACTTATGATCTATTGTTGAGATCAGGTTTAGAATTAGAGGCTGATTTTGTCATTCGTGTTGGTAAACCTGTAATTTCGAAAAAATTAAATCAATGGTTAAAAGTAACAGAAGCATTCCAAATATTAGTACAAAATAATGATCGTCCGGATGCATTTCCGATCACCCCACACGTATCATATGAAATGTCTGCTAATGATTTCTTTAGACAATTATCAGAGATGCCAACAGTTGAGCGTAAGCAATGGTTAGAGAAATGGCAAACAGTGGAAAAACATGCAATAGTAGAAATCAAAGATCATTTAAGAACTGCTACAGATGAAGCTGCTTATGTGGGTAATGTATTAGATAAATTAACCAAGGATGATGCTATATTTGTGAGCAATAGTATGCCAATTCGTGATGTTGATAATCTATTTATTGATTGTGAGGCAGAAGTATTCGCGAATCGTGGTGCGAACGGTATAGATGGTGTCACATCTACGGCGTTAGGTATGGCCGTGCATAAAAAGATTACATTGTTGATTGGAGATTTAGCATTTTACCATGATATGAATGGCTTATTAATGTCTAAATTGAATGATATACAACTCAATATCGTCTTACTTAATAATGATGGTGGCGGTATCTTTTCATATTTACCTCAAAAAAATGAGGCAGATGCATATTTTGAAAGATTGTTCGGTACACCAACTGGATTGAATTTTGAACATACGGCGTTATTATATGATTTTGCATTTGATCGATTTGATACGATTGAAGCCTTTAAATATGCAGATTTATCGCAATTTGGTTCACATATTTACGAAATCATGACACATCGAGAAGATAACAAACAGCAACATCTTAAACTCTATAAAAAGTTGAGTGATATTATCGATGTTACATTATAA
- a CDS encoding isochorismate synthase — MTLDLRESEIVEAVYESNHTWVSVEAKIDYELDPTVLFHLTEENAGDRFYYKKNDNKTSFFGYHAITRFKNDFENKQSIFREWQKYKSDIELIHPSSDKHHLKICGGFQFSMHKSGDEWREFGINHFILPEVLITMENGVSYITYTVKAEQFEIEQFKALIAHLTQNTIDSEFEIGNIKRIEDIYKDEWRDLVKDTIDVLDEHKKIVLARKRLVMFDKNINIPYILQKASQGEHNSYLFVLESQDSIFFSQTPEQLMEVNNGILSTKAVAGTIKRTHQDEVDKENIQAFLNDDKNLNEHRFVVESILNDIAPYVRDITFNETPQILTNDHLYHLYTKIKGQLENDSYIGLLDNLHPTPALGGYPKAEAIEYIEQNEFGTRGLYGAPVGYIDMNDDCEFIVAIRSMLIKKNQATLFAGCGIVKNSDADSEVEETAVKFNPMMKALGVEEYE; from the coding sequence ATGACATTAGACCTCAGGGAAAGTGAAATTGTCGAAGCGGTATACGAAAGTAATCATACTTGGGTTTCAGTAGAAGCAAAAATAGACTATGAATTAGATCCTACAGTATTATTCCATTTGACTGAAGAAAATGCTGGAGACCGTTTTTATTACAAGAAAAATGACAACAAAACTTCATTCTTTGGCTATCATGCTATTACTAGATTTAAAAATGATTTTGAAAATAAACAATCTATTTTTCGAGAATGGCAAAAATACAAAAGTGATATTGAATTAATACATCCGAGCTCCGATAAACATCATCTGAAGATTTGCGGAGGTTTCCAATTCTCAATGCATAAATCTGGTGATGAGTGGCGAGAATTTGGTATTAATCATTTTATACTACCAGAAGTATTAATAACTATGGAAAATGGTGTTTCTTATATTACTTATACTGTAAAAGCAGAACAATTTGAAATTGAACAATTTAAAGCGTTGATTGCACATTTAACTCAAAATACAATAGATTCTGAGTTTGAAATTGGTAATATTAAACGCATTGAAGATATATATAAAGATGAATGGCGTGATTTAGTTAAGGATACAATTGATGTATTAGATGAACATAAAAAAATTGTATTAGCGAGAAAACGTTTGGTTATGTTTGATAAAAATATCAATATACCGTATATCTTACAAAAAGCATCACAAGGTGAACATAATAGTTACTTATTTGTCTTAGAGTCACAGGATAGTATATTCTTCTCGCAAACACCGGAACAATTAATGGAAGTTAACAATGGTATATTATCTACCAAGGCTGTTGCTGGAACAATCAAACGTACACATCAAGATGAAGTAGATAAAGAAAATATACAGGCTTTCTTAAATGATGATAAAAATTTAAACGAACATCGTTTCGTAGTAGAAAGTATATTAAACGATATAGCACCTTATGTTAGAGATATTACTTTTAACGAAACACCGCAGATATTAACCAATGATCATTTATATCACCTATATACAAAAATTAAGGGTCAATTAGAAAATGATTCATATATTGGATTGTTAGACAATTTACATCCAACACCAGCGCTTGGAGGCTATCCAAAAGCTGAAGCAATTGAATACATTGAACAAAATGAATTCGGTACGCGTGGATTATATGGTGCACCTGTTGGATATATAGATATGAATGATGATTGCGAGTTTATTGTAGCAATTAGATCCATGCTAATTAAGAAAAACCAGGCCACATTATTTGCTGGTTGTGGCATTGTGAAAAATTCTGATGCGGATAGTGAAGTCGAAGAAACTGCAGTTAAATTTAACCCTATGATGAAAGCTTTAGGAGTCGAGGAATATGAATAA
- a CDS encoding 1,4-dihydroxy-2-naphthoate polyprenyltransferase codes for MSSQYQQYSTVKKYWQLMRPHTLTAAVVPVLVGTASAKLFLLGSEDHLKLSLLLAMLIACLLIQAATNMFNEYYDFKKGLDDHTSVGIGGAIVRNGMSPKLVMNLAIAFYIIAALLGIFIAIQSSFWLLPIGLVCMAVGYLYTGGPLPISWTPFGELFSGVFMGMIIILIAFFIQTGNLQSFVVWISIPIVITIGLINMANNIRDRVKDKESGRKTLPILLGKNNSVRFLGLMYIIAYVLVIYITFFIPGGSIFFLLALLSFPMPIKAVRRFKKNDTPQTMMPAMAATGKTNTFFGLLYALGIYVSALLGGI; via the coding sequence ATGTCATCTCAATATCAACAATATTCAACTGTCAAAAAGTACTGGCAGTTAATGAGACCACATACATTGACTGCTGCTGTCGTACCTGTACTCGTTGGTACTGCTTCAGCTAAGCTCTTCTTACTGGGGAGTGAAGATCATTTAAAACTAAGTCTCTTATTAGCTATGTTAATTGCCTGTCTATTAATACAAGCTGCAACGAACATGTTTAACGAATACTATGATTTCAAAAAAGGCTTAGATGACCATACTTCAGTTGGCATCGGAGGCGCCATTGTTCGAAATGGTATGAGTCCCAAATTAGTAATGAATTTAGCCATTGCATTCTATATTATAGCTGCGTTATTAGGTATTTTCATTGCAATACAAAGCTCATTCTGGTTACTGCCAATTGGTCTAGTTTGTATGGCAGTTGGTTATTTGTATACTGGTGGTCCTTTACCAATCTCATGGACACCATTCGGCGAACTGTTTTCTGGTGTGTTTATGGGTATGATTATTATATTAATTGCATTCTTTATTCAAACTGGCAATTTACAAAGCTTTGTTGTTTGGATAAGCATTCCAATTGTAATCACTATTGGTCTTATCAATATGGCCAACAATATTCGAGATCGTGTTAAAGATAAAGAAAGTGGTCGAAAGACACTACCAATCTTATTAGGCAAAAATAATTCAGTACGCTTCTTAGGCCTCATGTATATTATTGCCTATGTACTTGTTATTTATATCACTTTCTTTATCCCTGGTGGTTCAATCTTCTTTTTATTAGCATTACTTTCATTCCCAATGCCAATTAAAGCCGTGCGTAGATTCAAGAAAAACGATACACCTCAAACAATGATGCCAGCGATGGCAGCGACAGGTAAAACCAATACATTCTTTGGTTTACTATATGCATTAGGTATTTATGTTAGCGCATTACTTGGTGGTATTTAA
- a CDS encoding GNAT family N-acetyltransferase → MIRKANPNDIQKIAELCYIIWQELEVDMVKGIEKERLLKVMEQSMIEVPYRGHYSNTWIYEIDGEVAGCLIAYPGNKELEMERAWLDMTLDDDIRAYGSPMPMKEANDDEWYIETVATFPQYRGRGVATQLVKHVLNAYKDGKWSLNCDVTNEGALSVYKKLGFEANSKFDLYGHIHYHMVYKAN, encoded by the coding sequence ATGATTAGAAAAGCAAATCCAAACGATATTCAAAAAATTGCAGAATTGTGTTACATCATTTGGCAAGAACTAGAAGTTGATATGGTAAAAGGTATTGAAAAGGAACGTTTACTGAAAGTAATGGAGCAAAGTATGATTGAGGTACCTTACAGAGGTCATTATAGCAATACATGGATATATGAAATAGATGGAGAGGTAGCAGGGTGCTTAATTGCATATCCTGGCAATAAGGAATTAGAAATGGAACGTGCGTGGCTAGATATGACGTTAGACGATGATATTAGAGCATACGGATCGCCGATGCCGATGAAAGAAGCTAATGATGATGAATGGTATATAGAGACAGTCGCAACATTTCCACAATATCGTGGAAGAGGTGTTGCCACACAGTTAGTTAAACATGTGCTAAATGCATATAAAGATGGAAAATGGAGTTTAAATTGTGATGTAACTAATGAAGGCGCATTAAGTGTGTATAAAAAGTTGGGATTTGAAGCGAATAGTAAATTTGATCTATATGGTCATATACATTATCACATGGTTTATAAAGCGAATTAA
- a CDS encoding TM2 domain-containing protein — translation MKVNKVIYVVLAFILGWCGIHKFYSNQLLQGILHLIFFWTGIPYIIAIISGLLTIFFNKADEDGLIILEK, via the coding sequence ATGAAAGTAAATAAAGTCATTTACGTCGTACTTGCGTTTATTTTAGGCTGGTGTGGTATACACAAATTTTATTCAAATCAGCTTTTACAAGGAATACTTCACCTTATTTTCTTTTGGACTGGTATCCCCTATATCATTGCGATTATTAGTGGATTGTTAACAATATTTTTCAACAAAGCTGATGAAGATGGATTGATTATCCTCGAGAAATAG
- a CDS encoding SAR1012 family small protein — protein sequence MKNIIQRVFRALAVGYIVKAIRNLISKNK from the coding sequence ATGAAAAATATTATTCAACGTGTATTCAGAGCTTTAGCTGTAGGTTATATTGTTAAAGCAATTAGAAATTTAATAAGTAAAAATAAATAA
- a CDS encoding organic hydroperoxide resistance protein translates to MVKPLYETKVISNGGRDGKVFSEDNTFYQDLAVPKEMGGNGVTESNPEQLFAAGYSACFNNALMHILKSDSKGTIEPEVSVTAYLLPDKNDGGVKLAAELDVTLTDMTQEEAETYVEKAHNYCPYSKALKESIDIEIQVSVN, encoded by the coding sequence ATGGTCAAACCTTTATATGAAACAAAAGTGATTAGCAATGGTGGAAGAGATGGTAAAGTATTTAGTGAAGATAATACATTTTATCAGGATTTAGCAGTGCCGAAAGAGATGGGTGGTAATGGCGTAACAGAATCTAATCCCGAGCAGCTATTTGCAGCAGGTTACAGTGCATGTTTTAACAATGCACTTATGCATATTTTAAAAAGCGATAGTAAAGGCACGATTGAACCAGAAGTAAGTGTGACAGCTTATTTATTACCAGACAAGAATGACGGTGGTGTTAAATTAGCTGCAGAATTAGATGTAACGTTAACTGATATGACTCAGGAAGAAGCAGAAACTTATGTTGAAAAAGCGCATAACTATTGTCCATATTCTAAGGCTTTAAAAGAATCAATCGATATTGAAATTCAAGTCAGTGTCAACTAA